The Persicobacter psychrovividus genome window below encodes:
- a CDS encoding RagB/SusD family nutrient uptake outer membrane protein, protein MKKVIKLLIIVALGFGATSCSNFLDKKMEGVYNSDTFFKTQAHAEAALAGAYNSLLYNNSANALWVFGDIASDDAVKGGLPGDQADIEFIEKHQVLPNNGYVELYWKHCYEGIARANNVIARTPAVKMDDTDKAQIIAQAKFLRAYQYFNLARVYGAVPLKLQPADNPEEVHTPLSAIDKVYAQIEQDLMEAKDELPESWPGAQLGKVTKGAASALLARTFLYEKKWQQAYDEAAAVEGMGYQLEQVYGDNFKVSHDNNQESIFEVQQVAGMNPMMGNILNQWFAPRDENGYGFNTPTKNFVDEFEQTPDGVADPRLDYTLGRDGQKWFDGVDFDPSWSATGFVGKKFLQPLSEIPKGTKQDADLDVKLIRLDEVILIKAEAANELGKIAEAATELNKLRKRAREAYLFDENLPNHGAVPSNLLPDVVASSQEQMREAIRHERRVELGMESQRYFDLMRYGKDYAEKALGENQFNFEKDRYMPIPQSERDFNNNI, encoded by the coding sequence ATGAAAAAGGTAATTAAATTATTGATCATTGTTGCGCTGGGATTCGGAGCAACAAGCTGTTCAAACTTTTTAGACAAAAAAATGGAAGGTGTTTATAACTCTGACACCTTCTTCAAAACGCAGGCACATGCCGAAGCCGCTCTGGCTGGAGCATACAATAGCCTGTTGTACAATAACTCCGCGAACGCCCTTTGGGTGTTCGGAGATATTGCCTCTGATGATGCCGTAAAAGGTGGATTACCTGGAGATCAGGCGGATATTGAGTTCATTGAAAAACACCAGGTACTGCCCAATAATGGTTATGTGGAGCTGTACTGGAAACACTGCTATGAAGGTATCGCCCGAGCAAATAATGTGATTGCCCGCACACCTGCGGTAAAAATGGACGATACGGATAAAGCACAGATTATTGCTCAGGCAAAATTCCTGAGGGCTTATCAGTATTTCAATTTGGCTCGGGTTTATGGGGCTGTGCCATTAAAATTGCAACCAGCAGACAATCCCGAGGAAGTGCACACGCCACTAAGTGCTATCGATAAAGTTTATGCGCAAATCGAGCAGGACCTTATGGAAGCCAAGGATGAGCTGCCAGAAAGCTGGCCAGGTGCACAGCTTGGCAAAGTAACCAAAGGTGCTGCATCGGCACTTTTGGCAAGAACATTCCTCTATGAGAAAAAATGGCAACAAGCTTATGATGAAGCCGCTGCCGTTGAAGGAATGGGCTACCAGCTTGAGCAAGTTTATGGTGATAATTTCAAGGTAAGCCACGATAACAATCAGGAATCCATTTTTGAAGTTCAGCAGGTTGCTGGCATGAATCCAATGATGGGAAATATCCTGAATCAGTGGTTCGCCCCTCGCGACGAAAATGGTTACGGTTTCAATACCCCTACCAAGAATTTTGTTGATGAGTTTGAACAAACGCCTGACGGTGTGGCAGACCCTCGCCTTGATTATACCCTTGGTCGTGATGGCCAGAAATGGTTCGATGGCGTGGACTTTGACCCTTCATGGTCGGCTACAGGTTTTGTAGGTAAAAAATTCTTGCAGCCATTGAGTGAAATTCCAAAAGGAACCAAGCAGGACGCTGATCTTGATGTGAAGCTGATCCGTTTGGATGAAGTGATTTTGATCAAAGCCGAAGCGGCAAATGAGCTGGGCAAAATAGCCGAAGCGGCAACGGAATTGAATAAGCTCCGAAAAAGAGCCCGCGAGGCATATTTATTCGATGAGAACCTCCCTAACCATGGCGCGGTACCTTCGAATCTTTTGCCTGATGTGGTAGCTTCTTCACAAGAGCAAATGCGTGAAGCTATTCGCCATGAAAGACGTGTGGAGCTCGGAATGGAGTCGCAGCGTTATTTTGATTTGATGCGCTACGGAAAAGACTATGCAGAAAAAGCCCTTGGCGAAAATCAGTTCAACTTTGAAAAAGACCGCTATATGCCGATTCCACAAAGTGAACGTGATTTTAACAATAATATTTAA
- a CDS encoding TonB-dependent receptor, whose protein sequence is MKKQLFFVALFIGLFSLQSFAQSKTVSGTITDKSGEGLPGVNIILKGTDTGTMSDMNGDYQISVNGKDAQLQFTFIGYKPQTETVGGRSKIDVSLSENVEQLQEVVVVGYGVQKKSSLTGAVSEVGNAKLTQVPTPSLDQALQGRVSGVNVTANTGAPGEGVSVRIRGVGSINSNNDPLYIVDGVPTKDAFNTIAPQDIETVSVLKDAASAAIYGSRANNGVILITTKKGKAGKSSVSFTAETGIQRPSNTLAMANRDQYAEMYNEAARNDNEGVTDPIFMRKLMTPEYIAQHPDVDQQKEIFRQGIMMNYNMNVSGGTDKLTYSVGGNYFRQEGIIHNSDFEKYNGRISLQSHLNDRVKLGLNFNVLRSTQEMVASSGDGLNGGGGSVVRYALFRTPGIPVYDENGDYVDMPKDPNFWGDGYNPVGVANNAYNNKVINQYFGDLNLSIDLGHDLFFSSKLGLDNNSYEQRSFDKTWGTNDRINNPNTLTIFNGRSTTISFSNTLSWDKSIGDHNLNLMAGTEAIDNNGFNNNASQKDFADQDLSLVYMGNGRGEVRAFESKYGYSLLSFFGRANYDYNGKYLASATIRQDGSSRFAPESRWGTFYSGSLGWRLDKEGFMQQFSKLDMLKIRAGYGKIGNQDVGYYAYSDAYGLNVNYPFGGTNTNGLALTTLGNSKIQWESSHQLDLGVDFKFYEGKIHGTVDFFNKVTSDMLTKESIPPSNGNANPSWVNNGSVLNRGIELELGTNQKVGDFTFFADANVTFLHNEVLDLGNPIYGGRIDNGVNITKTEVGYPVGSFFVYEMDGIFQNKSEILTSAFQGKDVKPGDVKFVDRNGDSKIDENDRYHAGSAIPKFTYGLNLGAAYKNWDMNAFFQGAGGHKIYSQINTDIEGFYRPFNVTKRYYDERWTGEGTSNTQPRASWKGKANNTLPSTRFLEDGDYLRLKNIQIGYTFPKATCEKMHISRLRVYASANNLFTITKYSGLDPEMTVSRNSASEGDIAAGIDWGTYPTAKSFVFGVQLGF, encoded by the coding sequence ATGAAAAAACAATTATTTTTTGTAGCATTATTTATTGGACTTTTTTCACTCCAATCTTTTGCACAGAGCAAAACAGTCAGTGGAACCATCACTGACAAATCCGGGGAGGGTCTCCCCGGTGTCAACATTATTTTAAAGGGAACAGATACCGGGACGATGTCCGACATGAATGGAGATTATCAGATCTCTGTCAATGGAAAGGACGCCCAGTTGCAGTTTACTTTTATTGGTTACAAACCACAAACAGAAACTGTGGGGGGCCGTTCCAAAATCGATGTTTCACTTTCTGAAAATGTGGAGCAATTGCAGGAAGTGGTAGTGGTTGGTTATGGTGTTCAGAAAAAATCAAGCCTGACAGGTGCGGTAAGTGAGGTGGGAAATGCCAAGCTTACGCAGGTACCAACGCCAAGCCTTGACCAGGCCCTTCAGGGACGTGTTTCTGGTGTTAATGTAACCGCCAATACTGGGGCTCCTGGAGAAGGGGTATCGGTTCGTATTCGCGGGGTGGGTTCGATCAACAGTAACAACGACCCACTTTATATTGTGGATGGTGTTCCTACCAAAGATGCTTTTAACACGATCGCTCCTCAGGATATTGAAACGGTTTCTGTATTGAAGGATGCCGCTTCAGCAGCAATCTACGGATCACGTGCCAACAATGGGGTGATTTTGATTACGACCAAAAAAGGGAAAGCAGGGAAATCTTCGGTGTCTTTTACGGCCGAAACAGGTATCCAGCGCCCAAGCAATACCTTGGCAATGGCCAACCGCGACCAATATGCTGAAATGTATAACGAGGCTGCCCGTAATGATAATGAAGGCGTAACGGATCCGATCTTCATGCGAAAATTAATGACCCCTGAATATATCGCCCAACACCCAGATGTTGATCAGCAAAAGGAAATTTTCCGTCAGGGAATCATGATGAATTACAATATGAACGTTTCTGGTGGTACCGACAAACTGACTTACTCGGTGGGAGGAAACTACTTCCGTCAAGAGGGGATCATTCATAACAGTGATTTTGAAAAGTACAATGGTCGCATCAGTTTACAGTCGCACTTGAACGACCGCGTTAAGTTAGGCTTAAACTTCAATGTTTTGCGCTCAACACAGGAAATGGTTGCGTCTTCAGGTGACGGACTTAATGGCGGCGGTGGCTCAGTGGTGAGATATGCCCTATTCCGCACACCAGGTATTCCTGTTTATGATGAAAATGGGGATTATGTGGATATGCCTAAAGATCCAAACTTTTGGGGTGATGGCTATAACCCGGTAGGTGTTGCCAACAATGCCTATAACAACAAGGTGATTAATCAGTATTTCGGGGATTTGAACCTGAGCATTGACTTGGGCCATGACTTGTTCTTCAGCTCAAAATTAGGACTGGACAACAATTCTTATGAGCAACGCTCCTTCGATAAAACCTGGGGAACCAACGACCGAATCAACAACCCGAATACCTTGACGATTTTCAACGGCCGTTCCACAACGATCTCTTTCTCGAATACCCTTTCTTGGGACAAATCGATCGGAGACCATAACCTGAACTTGATGGCAGGGACAGAGGCTATTGATAATAATGGCTTCAACAACAATGCCTCTCAAAAGGATTTTGCAGATCAGGACCTAAGCCTTGTTTATATGGGTAATGGCCGTGGGGAAGTCAGAGCTTTTGAATCCAAATACGGATACAGCCTCCTTTCATTCTTTGGCCGTGCCAATTACGATTACAATGGCAAATACCTGGCTTCAGCAACGATCCGTCAGGATGGATCTTCCCGCTTTGCACCTGAAAGCCGCTGGGGAACCTTCTACTCTGGTTCGTTGGGCTGGAGATTGGACAAAGAAGGCTTCATGCAACAGTTCTCAAAATTGGACATGTTGAAAATCCGTGCAGGTTACGGTAAAATTGGTAATCAGGATGTTGGCTATTATGCTTATTCAGATGCTTACGGACTGAACGTCAACTATCCTTTCGGGGGAACCAATACCAATGGTTTGGCTTTGACAACTTTAGGCAACAGCAAAATTCAGTGGGAGTCGTCTCACCAACTGGATTTGGGGGTTGATTTCAAATTCTATGAAGGCAAAATCCATGGTACTGTTGATTTCTTCAACAAAGTAACTTCCGACATGCTGACCAAAGAGTCTATCCCACCATCAAATGGTAATGCGAATCCTTCTTGGGTGAACAACGGAAGTGTTTTGAACCGTGGTATTGAGCTGGAATTGGGAACCAATCAAAAAGTAGGTGACTTCACGTTCTTTGCAGATGCAAACGTAACCTTCCTTCATAATGAGGTGCTTGACCTGGGCAACCCAATCTATGGTGGACGTATCGACAATGGGGTAAACATTACCAAAACAGAAGTTGGTTACCCTGTGGGTTCTTTCTTTGTTTATGAGATGGATGGGATCTTCCAGAATAAATCGGAAATTTTGACCTCAGCATTCCAGGGCAAAGATGTCAAACCTGGTGATGTCAAGTTTGTCGATCGCAACGGGGATTCCAAAATTGATGAGAACGACCGCTACCATGCAGGTTCAGCAATTCCTAAGTTCACTTACGGATTGAACCTTGGCGCGGCTTACAAAAACTGGGATATGAATGCTTTCTTCCAGGGAGCAGGCGGGCATAAAATCTATTCTCAGATTAATACCGACATTGAAGGTTTTTACCGTCCGTTTAACGTTACCAAGCGCTATTACGACGAGCGATGGACTGGCGAAGGCACAAGCAACACCCAGCCAAGAGCCTCATGGAAAGGCAAAGCCAACAATACTTTACCTTCGACAAGATTCCTTGAGGATGGCGATTATTTAAGACTGAAAAACATTCAAATCGGCTATACTTTCCCTAAAGCAACATGTGAGAAAATGCACATCAGCCGCCTGAGAGTATATGCTTCTGCCAATAACCTTTTCACCATCACAAAATACTCAGGGCTTGATCCTGAAATGACCGTGAGCAGAAACAGTGCTTCGGAAGGCGATATCGCTGCAGGTATCGACTGGGGAACTTATCCTACTGCAAAGTCATTCGTATTTGGTGTTCAACTTGGATTCTAA
- a CDS encoding LamG domain-containing protein → MKNLFFAFIALMFVVAGCSKSDDAAPAPKADKTELAKTIATAQDLYDNAVEGNKEGEYMKGSKDELNAVLEPAKEINAKEDATQAAVDNMDTNLKAAIEVFETKKVQPIAAEDLVAYYTFDQGEGTTVKDMSGNKHDGTFQVGPKKSGEGTVQWAEDHNGEAGKAVSFDKGANITVPYSTLLNPKEITISMWVKYTESAPSNYLISLNRWNGYKFQLQEANKPFFTPAIEPEGAIDKDSESITLEKDTWYQVAVTFGENGMVFYVNGQEAKNWTDAKGVLRTLKEQKDLIIGQDMLSSEVQADDNSTGEAYFRGSMDNIRIYKKVLTAAQIDQIYNTEK, encoded by the coding sequence ATGAAAAATTTATTTTTCGCTTTTATCGCCCTCATGTTTGTTGTGGCAGGATGTTCAAAGAGTGACGATGCTGCTCCAGCGCCTAAAGCCGACAAAACCGAATTGGCAAAAACCATTGCTACTGCTCAGGACCTTTATGACAATGCCGTTGAAGGAAACAAAGAAGGAGAGTACATGAAAGGATCCAAGGACGAATTGAATGCCGTTTTGGAGCCAGCAAAAGAAATCAATGCCAAAGAAGACGCTACGCAAGCTGCAGTTGATAACATGGACACCAACTTGAAGGCTGCCATCGAGGTTTTCGAAACTAAAAAAGTTCAGCCAATCGCTGCGGAGGATTTGGTAGCTTACTATACTTTCGACCAGGGTGAAGGCACCACGGTAAAAGACATGTCTGGTAACAAACATGACGGTACATTCCAGGTAGGACCAAAAAAATCAGGTGAAGGTACAGTACAATGGGCGGAAGACCACAATGGTGAAGCTGGTAAAGCGGTATCTTTTGATAAAGGTGCCAACATTACAGTTCCTTACAGCACATTGTTGAACCCTAAAGAAATCACAATCTCTATGTGGGTAAAATATACTGAAAGTGCACCAAGTAACTACCTTATTTCTTTGAACCGTTGGAATGGTTACAAATTTCAGTTGCAAGAAGCCAACAAGCCTTTCTTTACACCAGCAATTGAGCCAGAAGGTGCCATTGACAAAGATTCTGAATCTATCACTTTGGAAAAAGATACTTGGTACCAAGTTGCAGTAACTTTCGGCGAGAATGGAATGGTATTCTATGTGAATGGACAGGAAGCTAAAAACTGGACAGATGCTAAAGGTGTTTTGAGAACTTTGAAAGAGCAAAAAGACCTTATCATTGGTCAGGATATGCTTTCAAGTGAAGTTCAGGCAGACGATAACTCTACTGGCGAGGCTTACTTCCGTGGATCTATGGACAATATCCGTATCTACAAAAAAGTATTGACAGCCGCTCAGATCGATCAAATTTACAATACAGAAAAATAA
- a CDS encoding LamG-like jellyroll fold domain-containing protein, giving the protein MTKRLYSTIALACLGFSCFAQQIDINRIEQFPKAKMTPYLSRDWKQVSKNYDHLVFDLQQSGPYLPLSSVKGTGYNFPDISPIYLDTYVGSSHQGEQAEAINILPAVVGASLVGIDKSASNGIDWVSKTKEFFNEKNGEYVYLNNYASNSGHDWWYETMPNVFFYQLYDLYPEDQSKFSTQFTDIADQWCSAVSALGGKYLPQYKIPDMDYRAYNLKTKQPLHTGVKEPESAGAIAWILYNAYHQTHQSKYKNDAMLAMDFLNQYKGNPSYEIQLPYGVYTAARMNAEEGTHYDIEKMVNWCFDRGPLRGWGCISGVWGDYNVSGLIGEANDGGDDYAFVMNGFQHAAALVPMVRYDKRFAKAIGKWVYHLAHASALFYPTIMKAQNNESASLAWSKSHDFSAAIPYESIKEQWGSQSPLAMGDAIKGGWAKTNLSLYSGSSVGYLAAVLSPSTVEGINILNLNKTDFFTDTKFESRLIYNPFGTEQSITVNVPQPGSFQVYDAISEKFIAKQVSGNMQINLQPDQVVLLTFVPSNETLKENGNHLLAGNQIVDYQYKGFPAETAKIITVAVDDPELVMGEQIKATAVVKHPEEGTTFHWQLGDLAATTDEPQWQFEVPRVHGLQHLQVKMMKAHTLLSQKDFSFSAQRKLITGIESKLESPVAVGTKGHFVAKVPEDFKGEVHWRIQGELSSHIGTEINIDMPKTAQVVKIEAIAKEGDQEATAEEQYLVKGLSTDTPKPVLYYSFNNGSVENLGNAGSSFQGEKHGLFAYVDPTGKPRQAFRFGSTDDFIKIPNGSPINFDQPFAVSFWIKPSAIKSEEQYIISHGDYSQRFKVSIIPGNILRFTIKTAKGISDLDSKQPLEKDQYQHVVVQYTGSAMEIYIDGKLNHYQPFSGALHSSSLPLIIGKSNEHADRYGLKAVLDEVKVFNQNLSLKAIKSLMSFDEKPLEASRPTMNIKMFPVPTSGELNIVAKDQIQRVTVFSLMGQKVFQTETALSHEVTVNLAHLSTGTYFVQVHLKNGTIISKSMMKV; this is encoded by the coding sequence ATGACTAAACGTTTATATTCTACCATCGCTTTGGCTTGCCTTGGGTTTTCCTGTTTTGCTCAACAGATTGATATCAATAGGATTGAACAATTTCCTAAAGCAAAGATGACCCCCTACCTGAGTAGGGACTGGAAGCAGGTGAGCAAAAATTATGACCACCTCGTTTTTGACCTTCAACAGTCGGGCCCATATCTGCCTTTGTCGTCGGTAAAAGGCACAGGTTATAATTTCCCTGATATTTCACCCATTTATTTGGATACTTACGTGGGGTCGAGCCATCAGGGGGAACAGGCCGAAGCCATTAATATTTTACCAGCCGTGGTTGGGGCCTCATTGGTGGGCATCGATAAGTCGGCGAGTAATGGCATAGACTGGGTATCGAAAACCAAAGAGTTTTTTAATGAGAAAAACGGTGAATACGTTTACCTGAATAATTATGCATCAAACAGTGGGCATGATTGGTGGTATGAAACCATGCCCAATGTGTTTTTTTACCAGCTATATGATCTTTACCCTGAAGATCAATCAAAATTCAGCACTCAGTTTACGGATATTGCAGACCAGTGGTGTTCGGCAGTGTCCGCTTTGGGCGGAAAATATCTGCCGCAATATAAAATTCCTGATATGGACTATCGGGCGTATAACCTGAAAACCAAGCAGCCTTTGCACACGGGTGTCAAAGAACCAGAATCAGCAGGGGCAATTGCCTGGATTTTATATAATGCCTATCACCAAACGCATCAGTCAAAATATAAAAATGACGCCATGCTGGCCATGGATTTTTTGAATCAATACAAGGGGAATCCTTCCTATGAAATTCAGTTGCCTTATGGGGTTTATACGGCTGCACGGATGAATGCCGAGGAAGGTACTCATTACGACATTGAAAAGATGGTCAACTGGTGCTTTGATCGGGGACCCTTGCGTGGTTGGGGATGTATCTCGGGTGTTTGGGGCGACTATAATGTTTCTGGATTGATAGGAGAAGCCAACGATGGAGGTGATGACTATGCCTTTGTAATGAATGGTTTTCAACATGCTGCCGCATTGGTGCCCATGGTGCGCTACGACAAACGCTTTGCCAAAGCAATTGGTAAGTGGGTATACCATCTTGCACATGCCTCGGCACTGTTTTACCCGACCATCATGAAGGCACAAAATAATGAATCAGCTTCTTTGGCGTGGTCGAAATCACATGATTTTTCGGCAGCTATTCCATATGAATCTATTAAGGAACAGTGGGGTAGCCAATCGCCACTTGCCATGGGAGATGCCATAAAAGGCGGATGGGCAAAGACCAATTTATCCTTGTACAGTGGGTCAAGTGTTGGCTATTTGGCTGCGGTACTCAGTCCTTCAACTGTTGAGGGAATCAATATCCTGAATTTGAACAAAACGGATTTCTTTACGGATACCAAGTTTGAAAGTCGATTGATTTACAACCCCTTCGGAACAGAACAATCCATCACTGTTAATGTGCCTCAGCCTGGCTCATTTCAGGTTTATGATGCCATTTCGGAAAAGTTCATCGCTAAACAGGTCAGCGGCAACATGCAAATTAACCTTCAGCCGGACCAGGTGGTGCTATTGACTTTTGTACCGAGCAATGAAACACTGAAGGAAAATGGAAATCACCTGCTCGCAGGAAATCAGATCGTTGATTATCAATATAAGGGGTTCCCCGCTGAGACGGCTAAAATAATTACCGTGGCCGTGGACGATCCTGAGTTGGTGATGGGAGAACAGATTAAAGCTACAGCCGTGGTCAAGCACCCTGAAGAGGGGACAACTTTTCATTGGCAATTGGGAGACCTTGCAGCAACAACAGATGAGCCTCAATGGCAGTTTGAAGTGCCAAGAGTGCATGGCCTGCAACATTTACAGGTAAAAATGATGAAAGCCCATACTTTACTTTCTCAAAAGGATTTTTCATTTTCAGCACAGCGAAAACTGATTACGGGTATCGAAAGCAAGCTCGAAAGTCCTGTGGCCGTAGGGACAAAAGGGCATTTTGTGGCTAAAGTTCCCGAGGATTTTAAAGGGGAAGTCCATTGGAGAATTCAGGGAGAGCTATCGTCCCATATCGGTACAGAAATAAATATCGATATGCCAAAAACCGCACAGGTGGTGAAGATTGAGGCGATTGCCAAAGAAGGAGATCAGGAGGCCACAGCGGAAGAGCAATATTTGGTTAAAGGTTTATCGACAGATACTCCAAAGCCCGTCTTATATTACTCTTTCAATAATGGGTCCGTGGAGAATCTCGGCAATGCAGGTTCATCGTTTCAGGGGGAAAAGCATGGACTTTTTGCTTATGTCGATCCAACGGGTAAACCCCGACAGGCCTTTCGCTTTGGGAGTACCGATGATTTTATAAAAATACCCAACGGCTCACCGATAAATTTTGATCAACCATTTGCAGTAAGTTTCTGGATAAAGCCATCGGCGATTAAATCTGAAGAACAGTACATTATTTCCCACGGTGATTACAGCCAGCGGTTTAAGGTGTCCATCATTCCAGGGAATATCCTGCGGTTTACCATAAAAACAGCGAAAGGAATCAGTGATCTCGACAGCAAACAGCCATTGGAAAAAGATCAATATCAACATGTTGTCGTTCAATATACGGGTTCAGCCATGGAAATTTATATCGATGGTAAACTGAATCATTATCAGCCCTTTTCTGGCGCATTGCATTCAAGCAGCTTACCACTAATTATCGGGAAAAGTAATGAGCATGCTGACCGTTACGGACTAAAGGCGGTACTTGACGAGGTCAAAGTTTTCAATCAAAACCTGTCGTTGAAGGCCATAAAATCACTGATGTCATTTGATGAAAAACCACTGGAAGCAAGTCGTCCGACCATGAATATAAAAATGTTTCCTGTCCCAACATCAGGTGAATTGAATATCGTAGCAAAGGATCAAATCCAGCGGGTGACGGTCTTTTCCTTAATGGGTCAAAAGGTTTTTCAGACTGAAACAGCACTCAGCCATGAGGTGACCGTAAACCTTGCCCACCTTTCCACGGGAACCTACTTTGTACAGGTTCATCTAAAAAATGGAACCATCATCAGCAAATCGATGATGAAGGTGTAG
- a CDS encoding transposase domain-containing protein translates to MFTTPKKDLGNAFQYFLNMFDRMINYAQDGLLLPDNNLIENQTRPIAIGRKNYMFVGSESDGQWAEMFYSFFATCKLNGVNPTQWLTHVLENIRSTPKDKLERLLPQKNS, encoded by the coding sequence ATATTTACCACCCCAAAAAAGGATTTAGGCAATGCTTTTCAATATTTCCTCAACATGTTTGACCGAATGATCAACTATGCGCAAGATGGGCTGTTGCTGCCTGACAATAACTTAATAGAAAATCAAACTCGACCAATCGCCATTGGACGCAAAAACTATATGTTCGTAGGTTCAGAAAGTGATGGACAATGGGCCGAGATGTTCTATTCCTTCTTTGCCACATGTAAACTCAATGGCGTGAACCCGACCCAATGGCTTACCCATGTTCTTGAAAATATCCGATCAACTCCTAAAGATAAGTTAGAGAGGTTGTTACCTCAGAAAAACAGTTAG
- a CDS encoding alpha-glucosidase, which yields MKKPALLFFALLLISFSAMAQHEPWWKSTVFYEIYMPSFKDSNHDGKSDFKGMTSKLDYLQSLGIKGVWLTPFLKSPKVDNGYDIADYYQIDPDYGDLKDFKNFINEAHRRNIKVIMDMVINHTSTECKWFQESRKSKTNPYRDYYIWSDQPNNWDSFFGGKAWAYDSTTQQYYYHKFAKKMVDLNWANPKVKTEVAKVLRFWLELGVDGFRMDVINFLSTDPDRKDNPVKKGQQVHKFDVDQKGVKEAIGMIKSVLNEYPDKFLVGEVGSDQLKVLKQYQSPKMLDVPFNFNFGSIPHFDAHRIFRELKDMERQMPGYPTLFFGSHDMPRLMSRLANNDPDRASCLAALMLTAKGVPFIYYGEEIGMTNIIAKDTTEIRDIQAMTHYHLARSAGKNEKEAMQVANDNNRDKSRSPMQWNDFSHAGFSDHTPWIKVGQDYRHTNVAEEERNEQSLLHQYRQLLQLRSNHKALQFGEYKYLKMNADCILFSREYQGETIQAIFNFSDHAQSINIHHQKVLIGKTDLQPNTFLIIQGNKKIKFNHD from the coding sequence ATGAAAAAGCCTGCTCTACTATTTTTTGCGTTGCTCCTGATTTCTTTTTCAGCCATGGCGCAACATGAACCGTGGTGGAAGTCCACTGTTTTTTATGAAATTTATATGCCCAGCTTCAAGGACAGTAACCATGATGGCAAAAGTGATTTTAAAGGCATGACCTCCAAGCTTGACTACCTGCAGTCGTTGGGGATCAAAGGGGTGTGGCTTACCCCATTTCTTAAAAGCCCAAAGGTGGATAATGGCTATGATATTGCAGATTATTACCAGATAGACCCTGATTACGGTGACCTGAAGGACTTCAAAAACTTCATTAACGAAGCACACCGCAGGAATATTAAGGTGATCATGGACATGGTGATCAATCACACCTCAACAGAATGCAAATGGTTTCAGGAATCCCGAAAGTCGAAAACAAACCCCTACAGGGATTACTATATCTGGAGTGATCAGCCCAACAACTGGGACTCCTTTTTTGGAGGCAAGGCATGGGCTTATGATTCCACAACTCAGCAATACTATTATCATAAGTTTGCAAAAAAAATGGTGGATCTGAACTGGGCAAATCCCAAGGTTAAAACCGAGGTGGCCAAGGTTTTGAGGTTTTGGTTAGAGCTGGGGGTAGATGGCTTCCGCATGGATGTTATCAATTTTCTTTCCACTGACCCTGATCGTAAAGATAACCCTGTTAAAAAAGGGCAGCAGGTGCACAAATTCGATGTGGATCAGAAGGGAGTGAAAGAGGCGATCGGCATGATAAAATCGGTATTGAATGAATATCCTGACAAGTTTTTGGTAGGAGAAGTAGGGAGTGATCAGCTAAAAGTCCTCAAACAATACCAGTCGCCGAAAATGCTTGATGTGCCCTTCAATTTCAATTTTGGCAGTATTCCCCACTTTGATGCCCACCGTATATTTCGGGAGCTGAAGGATATGGAACGGCAGATGCCAGGGTACCCCACCTTGTTTTTTGGCAGCCATGATATGCCTCGGTTAATGAGTCGCCTTGCCAATAATGACCCTGACCGTGCGAGTTGCCTTGCCGCTCTGATGCTTACAGCCAAAGGCGTACCCTTTATTTATTATGGTGAGGAAATCGGCATGACCAACATTATCGCCAAGGACACCACGGAAATCAGGGATATTCAGGCCATGACGCACTACCATTTAGCACGCAGCGCAGGTAAAAATGAAAAGGAAGCCATGCAAGTGGCCAACGACAACAACAGGGACAAATCCCGCAGCCCAATGCAATGGAATGATTTTAGCCATGCAGGCTTTTCAGATCATACCCCCTGGATTAAAGTGGGGCAGGATTATCGACACACCAATGTAGCGGAAGAGGAGCGAAATGAGCAGAGTCTCTTGCACCAGTATAGACAATTACTTCAACTGAGGAGTAATCATAAAGCATTACAGTTCGGCGAGTATAAATACCTCAAAATGAATGCTGATTGTATTCTTTTTTCAAGAGAATACCAGGGGGAAACCATTCAGGCAATTTTTAACTTTTCTGATCACGCCCAGTCGATCAACATTCATCATCAAAAAGTGCTCATCGGAAAAACTGACCTTCAGCCAAATACTTTTTTAATCATTCAGGGAAATAAAAAAATAAAATTTAATCATGACTAA